The following is a genomic window from Aricia agestis chromosome 20, ilAriAges1.1, whole genome shotgun sequence.
CAGTCGAAGCAGAATGTGATATCGCTGCAGTGGTCTGGCGAATGCCTGGCTTGCTGCTGGGCCAACGGCCGCATCGACTGGCGAGACGCGGAGGGACGGGTGGTGAGGAGAGTCCAGATGCGCAGCGCCGCAGCCGCCATGCTGTTAGCTGATTACCGCTCGCTGGGGACACCGGATCTTGTGTGCGTCTCCGATAAGGGGGAAGGTTAGCTGAGAGATATGCTAGTACGCTAGTACGCCAACTTACTTTCTATATATCGCTACTTTACTTTCTATTGCAAGGGAATATGTTGGACTATCTCTTTTCCACCGGTTTCGACAGGAAAATTTATATTGGTGAACGAATGAAAAGGCAACAGGTACCGATCATAGCGTTGGGTCAAAGCTACCTAAGTTTTGATTGCTGTTGACTCATTGAGCTAACATCATAACATCTTAATTCTTAATAGTAAAACTTTAAACTTTCCATCAGTGCTAGGCTATCCACCAACCCAAGAATCATCGGACGCGAGCGCCAAGAAAATCCCTTCAGAAGAAGACCGGCTGGCCATCACGGAGCTACTGAACAAGAAACAGGCGCTAATGGTGGAGATGCAGCATTACGAGGCTAACGCGTCCAGCAGCCACCTCAACCTGGAGGTGGATAGACCACCCACTGCCATGCCCACCAATACCAGGCTACAAGTAGCTGTCGCCCCAGATGTAGAAGAAGTAAGTTGAGTGGGGAAGTTATGAAAGAATAGATGATATCcttgctaataatattttaactgttactAACTATGAGCAACATTCGAGATTCGACCATTGACCACCACCTATTGCCACAGTcgcgttttttgcatcctagaAGAGAGATAGATCTTGCGTAAGAGAGAGACAAGTAGTGAAAGGTCAATATCCGAATTTCTCCATGTTCATTGACATTTTCCGAATTTAGTGCCGCAGTTTTTAATGCATTTAGTGATTTAAGACGTCTTGTAAGTTATTttcatcgaggaagttgataataataataatgataataatatctatggacgcttcacaccacgtcagtctggccccgtgctaggtacctaaaggacttgtgttataggtaccagacaacggaaatatatttaatacttttatactacttagatttttattatatcatacacatatttaatacacatccagacccgggaacattggaaactttttgttccgtcgtcgggattcgaacccgcgacctccggcttgagctaccaacgcgctcaccgctgagccacagaggtcgttgaTTCCTAAGCATTTAACGGATTAGCTCCGTGTAACGGACCTACATCATTTAGTTGGCTTAtgacaattcaatgttagctgtgatggGTTTGactcatagacttatttatatactagtTTATGGTTTGACTAAACGTGACCAAATTATTtaagtccgccatctgtctaggaatcaacttctctgatagtatgtatttttttaacagattttgtgttataaattgACAGGGAACTCTTGAGCTAGCTATCTCAACCAACAACGAAACGATAGTCCGCGCGGCACTTGTGCTGGCTGAGGGTATATTTGAGAGCGGAGAGACCCTGGCCAGACATCCTCCACTTGAGCAGCTGAGATCCATACTGTACATACCGCTGCGGCCCCCACGTGATGTGCCAGTGGATGTTCATATCAAGGTATAAATACCTCTTATAAACATACTTGATTActgattttagattttttacacACAGTTGTTACTTATAcaatcaccatcatcatcattttgatGTATGCTACAATCTTAAAAAGTCTGTCagtcaaacaaaaaatacattttcaatgAACTTCAATGCTCAAGCATCATACAAAGACAGTTAAATTGAACAAAATATCAGATGtattaatatttgatatttttataagtaaaacCAGAAAACTTTACTATTAAAGGGTAGGATTTATTAGTCACTTTTATGTAAGAACACAGTTTCTATTTTGCAGGCTTTAGTTGGATATGCAGACAGTGAGCAATTTCACATATTTGAGCTGACAAAACATCTCCCAAGGTTCTCCATGTACAGACTTACAGATAATGCTAAAAGGAAAATAGACAGTTACGTCACATTTAGAATTACAGAACGGGTGCAAAGAATTTGTATCTGGGTCAACAAAAACTTTCTTCTCGATGATGAGCTAGAATTGGAAAGTGAAGAAACTAAAGAGCTCCATTTGAAATTCCTCTGTCTAAGAGATAACAGCTTCCTCGGAATAGATTTTGAAGCAGATGGACAGGTTAAGATAATAACAGAGGATATTAGACTAGCTGGTGATATAATACAGAGTTTGAGTGTGTTCTTAAACCTATCAGATTTGcaggtaaatattattaaaagttaaCATTCCACAAATTATAATAAGATTCCATTTCCTTAAGGCTTAACCCACACTGGGACAGAgccttaaggctgcgtttccaccagagatgtgttgcgagaaatgtgtttttgagaaccaatagaatcactTCATTGCCATGGCATcactcagcgcggcgatgctatttaatcttaaaaacatattcctcgcagcacatctctggtggaaacatAGCCTAACTTTACTAAGCCAAAACCAAATAAAGATAAACTTAAACATTAGTGTGTAAATTATAACTTTGGctgaaataaaatagtattttagtgtagaaattaatttatttagtctTAGATATAAAACTTACATACATTGCTATTGGCCATATAATTCCACGAACCCAACACACTTGACAGGGTTGAAGAAGAACATGTTGTTGTGTGGAGGTTCTCGCTGGCTCACGGCTTTCACGACCTCCTGGCCGATGACTCCGCCGACCACAGCTGCTGCTCCAGAGACTATTCCAAACACATCTGTCAGTAGTGCATCACTGATAAATCCTTCCGGAAGTGACAATTCCTTTACAAGTTCATCTCTCATCTTCAACAACACTTCAGTGTCTGTTTTTCTGTTCGATGGATCGGGATTTCTGTTGTATTCGTCTCTGAACCTCAAAAGGATCTTCATGACGAAGTATGAGGGGTCGCCGCGGCGTAATCTCGATCGTAGCTCGGGTTTCGACCAGTCAGCTGACAGGGCGTTCTGCAGAGGAACGTATATAGCACGGCGCTTTACCGTAATAGAAACGGTCTCTCGTGCATTCTTCTCATTGTCATCTGGCCCACGTTTTACTGCTTTGTGTTGCACAATCTCCTCGGAGTACTCATGGTCGACCAGATCCGCGAACATGTACCCGAACATGCCCCAAACGTCTCCGCAGAGGAACTTCTTGTTGTTGTCCCGGCAGATGTTGTTTATGCGCTCCAACTGTTCCTGCTTCAAGCCTGTCGCACACACGATGTCGAAGGCGGAAAAGTAATTGTCGGGCAGGTCATCGACTGCCTTCGTCTCAGCGCTCACTTCGACCATAGGGTTTAAAGCTCTAGCGCGTTGTAACGACGCTTCCGCCCTGTTCTCGCCGACTTTGTCGGGCGGAGCCAGAAATTGAGAATACAAGTCGATCTCGCTCAGCTTCTCAATATCCAATAAACACACGCTTTTCACACCCGATAGAATGATGTTCTTTGCAATTTCAGCTCCGAGGCCGGTCAGGCCGATGATTAAAACTTTTGAGGCGCGTAACCTCTTTTGAGATTCCAATCCCCAAAGTCGAATTTGACGATCGTATTGTTCGGCTTCGGCTTCCGAGAGCTCAACTTCATTGTGTCCAACCattttttatagttattattaagtttttaacaaaatttttgaTTTCAACCACAAAATTGCAAGCGGCTTGCGGCGTTTATTTTGACAAGTGACAGATCGATGACAATTGACATCATAAACTGACAGTTACTTTTTTTAATGGCATGAACTTAATGCTCAtgacaaacgagtaaacggttATTTATACCTATGTAGCTTTGTTGTTATCAACTACGAATCTCGAAACTCGAGAAATATTTCTTAATTTGAAATTggtgttatattattaattttattataataacactaTCAACTACCACTGTGTGTCACTATCTTAAAGTAACACTATCTGTTACTAACCTTAACTCAAATCAGTCCACAGCAAAGTTTCCTGAGGTCGAAGAAAAGCTACGTTTGGAGATGGATAATGTTTCTGATATCGATGAAACTAGACACAGATTAGCTGCTGAAACTGCTGAAAAGGCGCAATTGATAACTGCGCTATTGCCAGCAGCTCAAGACGCTGCAGCATATAATTTGTGCGTAAgactaataattatttcatctgAATGTTTTACTTATTAGGTCACTCATCATTGCCACAtctattactatattttttccAGAAACGAAATGCTTAACAGATACAAAGAGGTGATATTACTGAACGAGGAGCTAATAACGAGCTGTTACGTGCGTCGCTCGGCGCAGGATCAAGCGACTGACTCGCTCAAACAACTGCACACAATCCTACAGCAGGCAACTAGGTTGAGAGGTAAAATCTACTGCTGTCCGCCGTGTtcgtatttattctaatttaccaggttttttaaatattcaactggaaatgtatgtatgtatttatttataacagaAGCCGTGATAAACTgtacattattaataaattttcttTGAAGTTCTACTGCTTTACGCGCCATTGTTTTGATTAAATGTgcattatagtttgtgcgttttatgatgatatgcgtgacacattataattgacaatagtaggggcaactcaccgaggcggctatttttaaaagaagaagaagttacctaacaaaaattaatcgataatttaaaaatatcgaatcacttcgtaaaggaattgcaatcgaaattatcgatttcatactgacatttcagtggtgcatgccggcgatttaagatggccgcccttttttattgatttgatttcgattcaacagagtcaatctctattgacataagttccgtttcatgcatctaaaatttttcaaatgttttcgtaacagttattttatactcctatttcacagttaatatttataattttatattaataagttagcatttagcaacttttaatttttattcatttacaataattataggaaacatttgtttttgtagatggaatataatttattacattttgattttttttgttttcttgtaaaaaaacccggagcaaggaatatgaaaactttcacccatatcatcttaaaacgcacaaactatagttaacCTTGATGGTATTTCCAGTGGGCAAGTACAGTAAGGCAGTAGTAAACGCGTGCAGAAAGGCAGTACGTGAAAACAACACAGAAGCCCTCATCAAAATAATGCAAGTCGgcgatacataatatttcataaaatatactcCTCGTTAATGACAacctcaaaaaatattttatgatttataatgTGTATTTATAATTAGGTtagttgaatatttttaatgtaaagaataaaataaagttatcaCAAATTTAAcagtcttttatttttaaaacttagaAATACGTAGGCACATTTCAAGGCACTCATTACAATAATAACTGTGATAACAATTAATAATCATCGTCAAGCATTCaactatttcaataaattaaaaaacaatctaATGTCAAAGTTAACTAAACATTTAAATTCATTTATTAAGAAAACAGATCTTAGAACAGTGGTACTTTCTGCatattcaattaataaattatactgTGTTGTTATTCCCATGTAGGTTAGTAACTCATTAGTTTCAAATGTCACAAAAAACACATACTTACTTaagaaaaaaacagaaaattattCTTTACACACAAATCTGAGGCAGCTCACGCAAGAACTACATGGGGTCGAGTGCTGAGGAGCAGACACGTACAGTCGAAGTGCTGCCATCGATAATGCTCAGAAGCAGATTGAGAGCTGCCTGATGCTGTTGACGCGACCGTATGCATCACCTACACAGTAATCGGCTTCGTCGCATACTGCACATCATCAGCTTTGACGTTTAGCTGCAGTCGCGGCTCCGGCTTGGGCTCGAGCAGCAGCAGTTTAAGTGCTGCCAGACGCGCGCAGCTGCCCGCGCCTACGCCGTCGTTGactataacattataatacCTACACAGTGATCTGTTTTGCCGCGTAATGCACGTCATCAGCACTAACGTTCAGCAGCAGTCACGGCTCCGGTTTGAGCGCGAGCAGCAGCAGTTTGAATGCTGCCAGCCGTATCCACACAAGCATTTAACACCTACACAGTAATCTGCTTCGTCGCATAATGCACGTCATCAGCACTAACATTCAGCAGCAGTCGCGGCTCCGGTTTGGGTTCTAGCAGCAGCAGTTTGAGTGCTGCCAGCCGCGCGCATGCTGCCCGTGCCTGCGCCGGCGTCGGTGCGACGATATGCGCGCTGCGGTACGGCCGCCCGTCTAGTGCAACCAGCGCACCAGCTGTCATGAGAGCGCGGGAGAGAGTCGTCTCGTCTGATCCGGTGCGCTCCACCTACAATTATAAAAGGTTACGTTATAGTATAACAAAAGTataattaactagatgacgcctccgagtcccgggaaaagataATTAGAGGATATTTCCTCTAATtatcttttcccgggactcaaagtatctccatgccaaatttcagcaaaaccggttcagcggtttgagcgtgaagaggtaacaacaGACAGACCGATAGAAAGACagccagacacactttcggatttataatattagtatggattgtgtaGAAATAATTGTCATTTTTTGCTTTGGGGggtaaaaatcatattaatacTTCTTGAATAAGTATCCGTtttgcaatataataattattataacctaaGAATGACTACTAATTTGGAACTAGCTCATGTTACTAATATAATAGATGGTCTGAGAGGGTAGAGACACAACTCTGACAGAGTATagacacattttttattttaagtatagatatacttaaaataaaaaatgtgtcatAAGCCattagtaataatttaaactcaataaaacttttatagtaataactaataagaaaaGCATCAACGTGGCGACGAGTTACCACACCCAACAGCAGTCTTTCATATCAGATTTAACTACCAAATTAAGTAACGTAATTTGGACAATTGCATCATAGCCTCGGTGGCGCAGTAGGCAGCGCGTAAGTCTCATAATCTTAAGGTCGTGAGTTCGATCCTCACCCGGGGCATAtccttttgttaattttttacttgcGATCCATTTAAGAATATTTTACTTTATCTCAAATATTATGATAGAGTATTAATACtgacattttttgaaaatttttcatTGAGACtcaacaaacaaaaatatactactgttaaaaaactatttttgtgGTGTATATGTttcgctcaaagaccgaaatcgctcaatgagcgaaaaaacggctcacaacgcgttgtggtcacagtgaaacagccacgacgcgaaattcgcgtcgtggctctaatgaaaacggcaacgacgcgttctggcaatcacaaaaagaccataacgcgaaattcgtgtcgtggctgatacgagggctgctatttatgtatccggaactggccacttgcaagaacaatatttaaaaagtaattacaacatttgaaaatagaactctttggttgaagaatacattttgtttcatgtgactgtcaattattttgcCATTGTGgtgtcattttgaaaattgcgtgtcttcatttgccatggatttaacgcgtgaacattttcgtgcaatgatttactacgattttcggcgtgggctaaatcaacaacagtgctttattcaactcaccgcaacttttggagatgaagcaccatcaaaaaccactgtttatcactggtacagtgagtttaatcgtgggcggtctatgctcacggatgaaaataaagaaggtcgcccaaaaacagctgttgtcccacaaaatatagatgctgtgcgggaactaataatgcgtgatcgtcatgttacatatcgcgagatagaggcgtccttaggcataagtatgacgagcatacataagatattacacgaacatttggctgtaaaaaaaatatgttcgcgttggattccgcacaacttgacaatcgatcaaaaacgggctcgtgtcgattggtgcaaaaaaatgataaaaaaatacaaccgtggtacgtcaaaagccgtttataatatctacacaggtgatgaatcttggatctatgcatatgaccccgaaacggtgttccaagatgagccgaaaccaacaaaagttactcgtgcaaaaagtactttgaagcaaatggtcgcttgtttttttggaattaatggacatgtggctacagtgccattagagaatcgtaaaacggttaattctgaatggtatacgaccatttgtttaccagaagtctttgaagaaataagaaaggacaaccgacaacgcagaatcatattacatcacgacaatgctagctgtcacacctcagctgaaacaactcagtttttggagggtcaaaagatcgaattgactggtcatccgccgtacagccctgatttggcacctaacgatttctttttatttccatacgcgaagaacaaattacgtggtcaacgtttttcgagccgcgaagaggctgttgatgcgttcaaaatgcacgttttggagatacctcaatcagaatggaaaaagtgctatgaaaattggttccagcatatgcaaaagtgtgtcgatcatcgcggcgaatattttgaaaagcaataaaaccatattaaatgatatatgtttgtttctttttttaattccggatacataaatagcagccctcgtatgctattcgtttttcttgatttgttcttgattgattaatcgtccataggtatggaagattatatttaaattaccaagcgtactacaaaatattttttcttttactaaatcactgcataacgtgtttatcattattatttataaaatatccatagttccatactatatatactaatattattactgtatgtctggcgcaacgtagttgcgggcattatctagtagtattatatttaaattatataaataaaaataaaggttattttttacaatttattaagatcagattaccttaatataaaaaaaaaaaaacaacaacaaacaataacacgttgcggcagacagacagacagtaataatattagcacggatattatggaactatggatatcttaatatatatatttcttgtgtgcgtgtgtatgtgactgaactcctcctaaacgactggaccaattttgatgaatttttttgtgtgtgttcgtggagattcgagaatggtttagatttacagtttggtctactggaaaatgttttttcaattaatttcttatttataaggagttgttgattttggaatgttttacattagatccggcggacggcgctatcatcgcattcaatattattctatttcaattttagtttgtcctgacagatggtgctacgattaatttgaaaaaaattttgttattcaattcatgtgctgattaaaatattaaatatataacacataggctacaattttaaccgactttcaaaatgggggaggtgttatgttcgttttcttatattcaacgattactccgccgtttgttaaccgattttcaaaatttttcttttggtgtatagggtatcatcccaatt
Proteins encoded in this region:
- the LOC121737258 gene encoding SUMO-activating enzyme subunit 1 — translated: MVGHNEVELSEAEAEQYDRQIRLWGLESQKRLRASKVLIIGLTGLGAEIAKNIILSGVKSVCLLDIEKLSEIDLYSQFLAPPDKVGENRAEASLQRARALNPMVEVSAETKAVDDLPDNYFSAFDIVCATGLKQEQLERINNICRDNNKKFLCGDVWGMFGYMFADLVDHEYSEEIVQHKAVKRGPDDNEKNARETVSITVKRRAIYVPLQNALSADWSKPELRSRLRRGDPSYFVMKILLRFRDEYNRNPDPSNRKTDTEVLLKMRDELVKELSLPEGFISDALLTDVFGIVSGAAAVVGGVIGQEVVKAVSQREPPHNNMFFFNPVKCVGFVELYGQ
- the LOC121737257 gene encoding Bardet-Biedl syndrome 2 protein-like, yielding MQVSTIQPVFKLELNHKVTPGIACIAKYDGTHACFTASAGYDKIIIHHPQGGIISGRAQRSQSHGEVSELNLSQAVISMAAGPLKPDTQRDMLLIGSPTQILAYDVHDNIDLFFKEAPDGVNVIIVGSFGKHEALAMVGGHSSVLALNSQGEEVFWNVIGGKVNAMITFDYDKDGENELLIGCEDSYIRVLKNNQFIAEMAETGPVICLSQISEVRFAYGLANGTIGIYEEGIRLWRVKSKQNVISLQWSGECLACCWANGRIDWRDAEGRVVRRVQMRSAAAAMLLADYRSLGTPDLVCVSDKGEVLGYPPTQESSDASAKKIPSEEDRLAITELLNKKQALMVEMQHYEANASSSHLNLEVDRPPTAMPTNTRLQVAVAPDVEEGTLELAISTNNETIVRAALVLAEGIFESGETLARHPPLEQLRSILYIPLRPPRDVPVDVHIKALVGYADSEQFHIFELTKHLPRFSMYRLTDNAKRKIDSYVTFRITERVQRICIWVNKNFLLDDELELESEETKELHLKFLCLRDNSFLGIDFEADGQVKIITEDIRLAGDIIQSLSVFLNLSDLQSTAKFPEVEEKLRLEMDNVSDIDETRHRLAAETAEKAQLITALLPAAQDAAAYNLNEMLNRYKEVILLNEELITSCYVRRSAQDQATDSLKQLHTILQQATRLRVGKYSKAVVNACRKAVRENNTEALIKIMQVGDT